One stretch of Schlesneria sp. DSM 10557 DNA includes these proteins:
- the larC gene encoding nickel pincer cofactor biosynthesis protein LarC has product MTVAALLDAGLDPNALREGIDSLNLPGVKVHVDEVQRGGFRAKHFRVEHPEQHVHRNLSDIRQIINRSEVLNDNQRDLALRIFQTVAEAEAKVHGSPVHQVHFHEVGAVDSIVDIVAAAIGFDLLDVEELYCSRIPTGRGEVKIAHGVCPIPTPGTAELLKGIPLSDVPVNAELTTPTGAAIVKTLASHFVDALPEMTIDTIGYGAGTRDLEGRANILRLIIGKTAGVESSGDSVMLLETNLDDTQGEILGYTKRRLLEAGALDVYTTGIQMKKDRPAVMLSVICRSEDVGKLESIIFSETQTFGIRRQRVHRSIRDRMSYTVETDFGPIKGKVGWRENEAAVFKPEFDHCVEIAKAHELPLRDVYMAAQFAFHLEDDIDDDEDGDDEEGEHDHDHDHDCDHDHDHDHDHDHDHDHDHDHGHDCGHDHDHNH; this is encoded by the coding sequence ATGACGGTCGCCGCCCTGCTGGATGCGGGACTTGACCCGAATGCCCTTCGCGAAGGGATTGATTCGCTGAATCTGCCAGGTGTCAAAGTCCATGTCGACGAAGTGCAGCGCGGTGGATTTCGAGCGAAGCATTTTCGTGTTGAACATCCGGAACAGCATGTCCATCGGAACCTCAGCGATATTCGTCAGATTATCAACCGTTCCGAAGTTCTCAATGACAATCAGCGAGATCTGGCGCTGAGAATCTTCCAGACGGTTGCGGAGGCCGAAGCGAAGGTGCATGGCTCACCCGTTCACCAGGTTCACTTCCACGAAGTGGGTGCGGTTGATTCCATCGTCGACATCGTGGCAGCGGCCATCGGGTTTGATCTTCTGGACGTAGAAGAACTGTACTGCAGCCGCATCCCGACAGGACGGGGCGAGGTGAAAATCGCTCATGGTGTCTGTCCTATTCCGACTCCAGGAACTGCGGAGTTACTCAAGGGGATCCCCTTATCCGACGTTCCGGTCAATGCGGAACTGACCACGCCGACGGGGGCGGCCATTGTGAAGACCCTCGCCAGCCATTTTGTCGATGCTCTGCCCGAGATGACGATCGACACGATCGGTTACGGGGCAGGAACGCGCGACCTGGAGGGGCGAGCCAATATTCTACGGCTGATCATCGGTAAGACTGCGGGCGTCGAGTCGTCTGGCGATAGCGTGATGTTGCTGGAAACGAACCTGGACGACACTCAAGGCGAGATTCTCGGGTATACGAAGCGACGATTGCTTGAAGCGGGTGCGCTGGACGTTTACACGACCGGGATTCAAATGAAGAAGGACCGGCCAGCGGTCATGTTGAGTGTGATTTGTCGCTCGGAAGATGTCGGAAAGCTGGAGTCCATAATCTTCAGCGAAACTCAGACATTTGGAATTCGGCGTCAGCGTGTCCATCGGTCAATTCGCGACCGAATGTCCTATACCGTTGAGACGGACTTTGGTCCGATCAAGGGAAAGGTCGGCTGGAGAGAAAACGAAGCGGCAGTGTTCAAACCCGAGTTTGATCACTGTGTCGAAATCGCCAAGGCACATGAACTGCCGCTGCGCGATGTCTACATGGCCGCTCAATTCGCATTCCACCTGGAAGACGATATCGACGACGACGAGGATGGGGATGACGAAGAGGGTGAACACGACCACGATCATGACCACGACTGCGATCACGACCATGATCATGATCATGATCATGATCATGATCATGATCATGATCATGATCATGGCCATGATTGCGGACATGACCATGACCACAATCACTAG
- a CDS encoding undecaprenyl-diphosphate phosphatase has translation MPISSSGHLVIIDELLRQGKSVEDEAMTLNIVLHLGTLGSIITVYFQRLKRIILEADLRLCAAIVLASIPAGLVGVLFKKRLEPLFENAWIAGCGLLVTGTLLLLSQRVKGGNYNEKEMPWWVALMVGCFQAVALVPGISRSGSTISGGMLAGLQRESAGTFSFLIAIPAIGGAALLDAVKLLKQQGGNPEAIPGSVLLMGMGVSFIVGIIALRLLLTLISKQRLHVFGYYCLAAGTATLIWKGMGH, from the coding sequence TTGCCAATCAGTTCTTCGGGACATCTGGTTATCATTGATGAGCTCTTACGACAGGGAAAATCCGTCGAAGACGAGGCGATGACGCTCAATATCGTCCTTCACCTGGGGACTCTGGGATCGATTATCACTGTTTATTTTCAGCGTCTGAAGCGAATTATTCTTGAAGCAGATTTGCGCCTTTGTGCCGCGATTGTCCTGGCCTCGATTCCGGCAGGTCTGGTGGGAGTGCTATTTAAAAAGAGACTGGAACCGCTGTTTGAGAACGCCTGGATTGCTGGCTGCGGACTACTCGTCACGGGAACACTGCTGCTTCTCAGTCAGAGAGTAAAAGGGGGAAATTACAACGAAAAAGAGATGCCCTGGTGGGTCGCGCTGATGGTGGGGTGCTTCCAGGCTGTCGCTCTCGTTCCTGGAATTTCACGGTCGGGAAGCACGATTTCCGGAGGAATGCTGGCAGGACTTCAGCGGGAATCGGCAGGAACTTTTTCGTTTCTGATCGCGATACCGGCGATTGGGGGGGCTGCCTTGCTTGATGCGGTGAAATTGCTGAAGCAGCAAGGGGGCAATCCCGAAGCAATACCGGGTAGCGTCTTGCTGATGGGAATGGGCGTTTCATTCATCGTCGGAATCATTGCCCTGCGTCTGCTTCTGACCCTGATTTCGAAACAACGTCTCCACGTTTTTGGCTATTACTGTCTGGCAGCAGGTACTGCTACGCTGATCTGGAAGGGGATGGGGCACTGA
- the argJ gene encoding bifunctional glutamate N-acetyltransferase/amino-acid acetyltransferase ArgJ, with protein MTEQTPLPAGFSTAGFRCGIKNDAPKLDLALFVSDHPCTAAGVFTTNLVCGAPVKVSRDRLPRATARAVVINSGNSNAATGERGLKDARRMTALLAEQIGVSSEDVLVASTGVIGRFLPMEVLEAGIPAAAKEVAKSPESFLKAAQAMMTTDTFPKLATATVKIQGREIRISGACKGAAMIAPNMATMLCVIMTDAKLSVDATQTMLRNSVQDSFNCISVDGHESTSDSVVLLANGASGAEVASAEDQKAFQAALDEVAVKLATDIIRDAEGAHHFVELNVTGTRNRDEAFVIAKSIADSPLVKTAICGADPNWGRIISAAGYAGIPLLETDMTLVINGFLLYESGTPVAFDAAQVSKSLRDNRVVTIDLKLTHGSGKVRFWTCDLTKEYVELNADYTT; from the coding sequence ATGACAGAACAGACTCCACTTCCGGCCGGATTCTCCACAGCAGGCTTCCGGTGCGGAATTAAGAACGACGCTCCCAAACTCGACCTGGCCTTGTTCGTTTCCGACCATCCTTGCACCGCGGCGGGCGTCTTCACGACCAATCTTGTCTGTGGAGCCCCTGTCAAAGTTTCCCGCGATCGGTTGCCACGCGCCACGGCCAGAGCTGTCGTCATCAATTCAGGTAACTCCAATGCAGCGACAGGAGAACGGGGACTTAAGGACGCCCGTCGTATGACCGCGCTGCTTGCCGAGCAGATCGGAGTCAGTTCCGAGGACGTCCTGGTGGCGTCAACAGGAGTGATCGGCCGCTTCCTGCCGATGGAAGTGCTTGAGGCGGGAATCCCTGCCGCCGCAAAGGAAGTCGCCAAGTCGCCCGAGTCATTCCTGAAGGCCGCTCAGGCGATGATGACGACTGATACGTTCCCGAAACTGGCGACCGCCACAGTCAAAATCCAGGGGCGTGAAATTCGAATCAGCGGAGCGTGCAAAGGGGCCGCCATGATCGCTCCGAACATGGCAACCATGCTGTGTGTCATCATGACCGATGCGAAACTGAGCGTTGACGCGACCCAGACCATGCTGCGAAATAGTGTGCAGGACTCCTTCAATTGTATCAGTGTCGACGGCCATGAAAGCACCAGCGATTCGGTGGTCCTGCTCGCCAACGGAGCCTCGGGTGCGGAAGTGGCCTCAGCAGAGGATCAAAAAGCGTTTCAGGCCGCTCTGGACGAAGTTGCTGTCAAACTGGCGACCGACATCATTCGAGACGCCGAAGGGGCACACCACTTCGTTGAACTGAATGTGACGGGTACTCGCAATCGAGACGAGGCCTTCGTAATCGCGAAGTCGATTGCCGACAGCCCGCTGGTCAAAACGGCCATCTGCGGAGCCGACCCGAACTGGGGACGTATCATCTCGGCGGCCGGATATGCGGGAATCCCCCTGCTGGAAACGGACATGACACTCGTCATTAACGGCTTCCTATTGTATGAGTCCGGGACTCCTGTCGCGTTCGACGCAGCACAGGTCTCAAAAAGTCTTCGCGACAACCGGGTCGTCACAATTGATCTGAAGCTCACCCATGGCTCCGGCAAGGTGCGGTTCTGGACGTGTGACCTCACGAAAGAGTACGTAGAACTGAACGCTGACTATACGACCTGA
- a CDS encoding sirohydrochlorin chelatase: MTSKSGTIVIPVEFGTQWNRSDIISLATALETRLGQAAGVCFLDDPVESAISLVQSFVKKGLRRIVVLPLGTSRLNESLRLARMLLAIREAVSDVHFHAAAPLSWLEWTDWLKQIATESTVQAGYEPSTAGLVVVGHGTRDPIANADLPRIAYLLSRELPGPSATYAFWNEARPGVSRAITHAAREEARHVLIVTWLGDGESHADLERESLEVARPLGVSVSLVSPSLVHPSLLDRLSSKQQEGCSDASLQLYLEFVSQLKNVELLAGKNRVSEPEMTPEAARELEELDRKLNSMLPPEYQGQYESVAPTSMGTAGLKYDSDGNVAWDEIWTSFCDLALAGGPPHRGTLLEAVTAAEVLAEPEEYRAVVREIERGIRMVTGLPLITSRSPGWVGVICESEEMAVWLMRAIIVENVMVRREGDILYLPAGPRFTVKREIKNVITAIAKTVHYWKAHLFANRDPRRD; encoded by the coding sequence ATGACGTCGAAGTCCGGTACAATCGTGATTCCGGTCGAGTTTGGGACGCAGTGGAATCGTTCAGACATCATCAGTTTGGCCACGGCCCTGGAAACCCGCCTGGGACAGGCTGCAGGAGTCTGCTTTCTTGACGATCCGGTCGAATCGGCTATCTCGCTCGTTCAGTCGTTCGTGAAGAAAGGCCTTCGTCGGATCGTCGTCCTGCCGTTAGGGACGAGTCGGCTCAATGAGTCGCTGCGCCTTGCTCGAATGTTACTCGCCATCAGAGAGGCCGTGTCGGACGTCCATTTCCATGCGGCAGCACCCTTGTCATGGCTGGAGTGGACCGATTGGCTGAAACAAATTGCCACCGAATCGACTGTTCAGGCTGGGTATGAACCGTCAACCGCGGGACTGGTGGTTGTCGGACATGGAACTCGTGACCCGATCGCAAATGCAGATCTGCCGAGAATTGCATACCTGCTCTCTCGCGAACTGCCCGGTCCAAGTGCGACGTATGCCTTTTGGAATGAAGCTCGTCCCGGCGTCTCCCGTGCGATCACTCACGCAGCAAGGGAGGAGGCCCGACACGTGCTGATCGTTACGTGGCTTGGCGACGGGGAGTCACACGCTGATCTTGAGAGAGAATCTCTCGAAGTCGCGCGACCGTTGGGGGTCTCCGTCTCCTTAGTCAGCCCGTCACTCGTGCATCCGAGCCTGCTCGATCGGTTATCAAGTAAGCAGCAGGAAGGCTGTTCTGATGCGTCGCTGCAGTTGTATCTGGAGTTCGTTTCACAGTTGAAGAATGTTGAGTTGCTTGCCGGCAAGAACCGGGTAAGCGAGCCGGAGATGACGCCTGAAGCTGCTCGCGAGCTTGAGGAACTGGACCGCAAGCTGAACTCAATGTTGCCCCCGGAATATCAAGGGCAGTATGAGAGCGTTGCCCCAACTTCGATGGGAACGGCCGGCCTGAAGTATGACAGTGATGGGAACGTAGCTTGGGACGAAATCTGGACGAGTTTCTGTGATCTGGCCCTCGCGGGGGGGCCACCACATCGAGGAACGTTGCTGGAGGCGGTCACGGCTGCCGAAGTTCTGGCAGAACCCGAAGAATATCGAGCTGTCGTGCGAGAGATCGAACGAGGGATACGCATGGTGACGGGACTGCCACTGATTACCAGTCGCAGTCCCGGATGGGTTGGCGTGATCTGCGAGAGCGAGGAGATGGCGGTCTGGCTGATGCGTGCGATCATCGTCGAGAACGTGATGGTACGACGCGAAGGGGATATTCTGTATCTCCCCGCCGGCCCCAGGTTTACCGTCAAACGGGAAATCAAGAACGTCATCACGGCGATTGCAAAGACCGTCCACTACTGGAAAGCGCACTTGTTCGCGAATCGCGATCCGCGGCGTGACTGA
- a CDS encoding S1C family serine protease, translating into MSDRLNSGGAPPEQPTVPAWLVSVLLLAVAGMMLQNAGYLPGFGGRAARESRPITPRGDLSDDEKSTIEIFREASPSVVHITTLSIRRDSLNFRALEVPEGTGTGFIYDDAGHVVTNYHVVKNARAAKVMLADNSSWTASLVGYEMDKDIAVLKIDTPPGRLKKVAIGESATLQVGQKVFAIGSPFGLDQTLTTGVISGLGREIKSMNGRSIEGVIQTDAAINPGNSGGPLLDSAGRLIGVNTMIVSESGAFSGIGFAVPVDIVNQVVPQLIKSGRIEQGVPGFKVFDDLISRRLGVAQGALVERVFEGTGAEAAGIQGTYRDVDGTIYLGDIIIEVAGRPIRSANDMAKALDGKKPGDEVSILLLRGSSQIRVKVVLQVARR; encoded by the coding sequence ATGAGTGACCGGTTGAATTCCGGGGGGGCTCCACCCGAACAGCCTACTGTTCCTGCGTGGCTCGTCTCCGTTCTGCTGCTTGCGGTCGCCGGAATGATGCTGCAGAACGCGGGTTACCTGCCCGGTTTTGGGGGGCGCGCTGCTCGCGAGTCTCGGCCGATTACTCCACGAGGAGACCTCTCCGACGACGAAAAGTCGACCATCGAAATCTTTCGGGAAGCGTCACCGAGTGTTGTCCACATTACGACGTTGTCGATTCGCCGTGACAGCCTGAATTTCCGAGCCCTGGAAGTTCCGGAAGGGACCGGAACGGGGTTTATCTATGATGACGCGGGGCATGTCGTGACTAACTACCACGTTGTCAAAAATGCACGAGCGGCCAAGGTGATGCTGGCGGACAACAGCAGCTGGACAGCATCGCTCGTCGGTTACGAAATGGACAAGGACATCGCGGTACTGAAGATTGACACGCCGCCGGGACGGCTCAAGAAAGTTGCGATTGGTGAGTCAGCCACTCTCCAGGTGGGTCAGAAAGTATTTGCGATCGGCAGCCCGTTCGGACTGGATCAGACACTGACGACAGGCGTCATCAGCGGTCTGGGACGCGAGATCAAGTCGATGAATGGACGATCGATCGAAGGGGTCATTCAAACCGACGCAGCGATCAATCCGGGGAATTCGGGCGGACCGTTGCTCGACAGTGCCGGTCGCCTGATCGGGGTCAACACGATGATTGTGAGCGAGTCGGGGGCGTTCTCGGGAATCGGGTTTGCTGTCCCGGTGGATATTGTGAACCAGGTGGTGCCTCAACTGATCAAGTCGGGACGAATCGAGCAGGGTGTGCCCGGATTCAAAGTATTCGACGATTTGATCTCGCGCCGGCTGGGAGTTGCGCAAGGGGCGCTGGTGGAACGTGTTTTCGAAGGAACGGGTGCTGAGGCGGCGGGGATTCAGGGGACGTACCGGGATGTTGACGGGACGATCTATCTCGGTGATATCATCATCGAGGTTGCGGGGCGGCCGATTCGGAGTGCCAACGATATGGCGAAGGCACTGGATGGAAAAAAGCCCGGCGACGAAGTTTCGATTCTACTGTTACGTGGCAGCTCACAAATCCGGGTGAAGGTCGTGCTCCAGGTGGCACGACGGTAA
- the dusB gene encoding tRNA dihydrouridine synthase DusB produces MPADIQDADARQRLAKLPPLSYGPLTLSSRYLLSPLAGYTNLPFRRIVREIGGVGLATTDLVNARGLLDGSGKTLHLIETCPEDSPFAVQIFGSDPIVMRDASQFLEARGVHSIDINMGCPVQRITKGGAGASMMCRIDSTLDLVRTVVEAVKIPVTVKMRLGWDSTQLTAPQFAREFEQVGIAAVAIHGRTREQGFSGTVDLSGIRKVVEAVERIPVIGNGDIRSIADGERMFRETGCHGISMGRGALANPWIFRQFVEWETTGSYAPPGHFEDRLELLLRQFGYLEQQRGTERAIVSFRKMAHWYLKAMCVRASLRNLMQTARTRDEFVAAVREIAASGPTRGTRTGVLPELVIPVPSGPVERW; encoded by the coding sequence ATGCCTGCTGATATTCAAGATGCTGATGCCCGACAACGACTTGCGAAGCTGCCTCCTCTCAGTTACGGGCCGCTCACCCTGTCGTCCCGATACCTGCTTTCGCCCTTGGCGGGGTACACGAACCTGCCGTTTCGCCGGATTGTCCGTGAGATTGGGGGCGTGGGGTTGGCGACGACCGATCTGGTGAATGCGCGCGGGCTGCTGGATGGGAGCGGGAAGACTCTGCATCTGATTGAGACCTGTCCCGAGGATAGTCCCTTTGCTGTTCAGATTTTCGGTAGCGATCCGATCGTGATGCGGGATGCTTCGCAGTTTCTAGAGGCGCGCGGGGTGCATTCGATCGACATCAACATGGGTTGTCCCGTTCAGCGAATTACCAAAGGAGGAGCGGGGGCGAGCATGATGTGCCGGATTGACAGTACGCTCGACCTGGTTCGGACGGTTGTGGAAGCGGTGAAGATTCCTGTCACCGTGAAGATGCGGCTGGGGTGGGACAGCACTCAATTGACGGCTCCTCAGTTCGCACGCGAGTTTGAACAAGTCGGGATCGCTGCGGTTGCTATTCACGGCCGCACTCGTGAGCAGGGGTTCAGCGGGACCGTTGATCTGAGTGGAATTCGGAAAGTGGTCGAAGCGGTGGAGCGGATTCCGGTAATTGGAAACGGAGACATCCGCTCCATCGCCGACGGCGAGCGAATGTTTCGGGAGACGGGCTGTCACGGGATTTCGATGGGACGGGGAGCATTGGCAAACCCCTGGATTTTCCGGCAGTTTGTGGAGTGGGAAACAACGGGAAGCTATGCGCCTCCGGGGCATTTTGAGGACCGTCTGGAACTGTTACTACGTCAGTTCGGCTATCTGGAACAGCAGCGCGGGACTGAGCGTGCGATCGTTTCGTTCCGCAAGATGGCTCACTGGTATCTGAAAGCGATGTGCGTGCGTGCGTCCCTGAGGAATCTGATGCAGACCGCGCGGACGCGGGATGAGTTCGTGGCGGCGGTGCGGGAGATTGCAGCCTCCGGCCCTACCCGAGGGACTCGTACGGGGGTCTTGCCGGAACTGGTGATCCCTGTCCCGTCGGGGCCGGTTGAACGATGGTAG
- a CDS encoding four helix bundle protein — MTFAFEKLLVYQKSVDFADSVCVVTEQFQRGYGFLVDQLNRAALSISSNIAEGNGRFTKADRKHFFGIARGSVQECVPQLELAKRRGLIDESKHAELKSQLEEISRMLSGLINGLENRET; from the coding sequence ATGACCTTTGCTTTCGAGAAGCTGCTGGTCTACCAGAAGTCCGTCGACTTCGCGGACTCCGTTTGCGTCGTTACGGAACAGTTTCAACGCGGCTACGGTTTCCTCGTCGATCAACTCAACCGAGCCGCGTTATCGATTTCATCCAACATCGCCGAAGGGAACGGCCGCTTTACCAAAGCGGATCGCAAACATTTTTTCGGCATCGCACGAGGCTCCGTCCAAGAATGTGTCCCTCAACTTGAGCTCGCCAAACGTCGAGGTCTGATCGACGAGTCCAAACATGCCGAACTCAAGTCTCAGCTTGAGGAGATTTCTCGCATGCTATCGGGTTTGATCAACGGTCTTGAAAACCGAGAGACATAG
- a CDS encoding ArsR/SmtB family transcription factor, which produces MANAEPRLTELDALGEAAECLRVLAHPHRLRMIQMLLSGNYTVGELAESCDLPTAMASEHLRLMQRCGFLDSQKDGRKVFYRVVEPHLKNIMTCIVERFDKAVAS; this is translated from the coding sequence ATGGCAAATGCTGAACCACGACTGACCGAACTGGACGCGCTCGGGGAAGCGGCGGAGTGTCTTCGGGTGCTGGCCCATCCACATCGATTGCGGATGATCCAGATGCTCTTGTCGGGAAACTACACCGTCGGCGAATTGGCCGAAAGCTGTGATTTGCCTACGGCCATGGCGTCTGAGCACTTACGACTGATGCAGCGGTGCGGCTTCCTGGACAGCCAGAAAGATGGACGGAAAGTCTTCTACCGGGTCGTGGAACCGCATTTGAAGAATATCATGACGTGCATTGTGGAGCGTTTCGACAAAGCCGTCGCCAGCTAA
- a CDS encoding rhodanese-like domain-containing protein: protein MSIPTIAPQKLSDLIDSGAAVELIDVRTPVEYREVHVSSARNVPLDQLNAAQFAAGRSDTAPLYVICRSGSRGKQACEKLLAAGYTNVMNVEGGTQAWEQAGLPVIRGKKAISLERQVRIAAGLMVLTGSVLGYFVSPYWIGLSAFVGAGLTFAGITDTCGMGMLLARMPWNQLPKSSPTEVTGSGAACAPPKKCCG, encoded by the coding sequence ATGAGCATTCCTACGATCGCCCCTCAGAAGTTGTCCGATCTCATCGACTCCGGCGCTGCAGTCGAGTTGATCGATGTGCGGACGCCAGTCGAGTACCGCGAAGTCCATGTGAGCAGTGCCCGGAATGTCCCGCTCGATCAGTTGAACGCCGCACAGTTCGCTGCTGGTCGCAGCGACACAGCACCCCTGTACGTCATCTGTCGGTCGGGCAGTCGTGGCAAGCAGGCGTGCGAGAAATTACTGGCAGCGGGGTACACGAATGTCATGAACGTCGAGGGGGGCACGCAGGCCTGGGAACAGGCGGGCTTGCCTGTGATCCGCGGGAAAAAAGCCATCTCGCTCGAACGGCAGGTTCGCATCGCGGCGGGACTCATGGTGCTGACGGGATCAGTCCTGGGGTATTTCGTCAGCCCGTACTGGATCGGGCTGTCCGCGTTCGTCGGAGCAGGGCTCACCTTCGCAGGGATCACAGATACCTGTGGCATGGGCATGCTGCTCGCCCGGATGCCCTGGAATCAACTGCCCAAGTCCTCACCGACGGAGGTTACAGGTAGCGGGGCCGCGTGTGCCCCACCGAAAAAGTGCTGCGGATAA
- a CDS encoding rhodanese-like domain-containing protein: MLLKYFYDKSLAHASYMVGCQRTGEAIVIDPGRNVEPYLEAAAAEGLRITGSAETHIHADFVSGSRELADRVGAKLYLSDEGPADWKYQFADQHNSQLVKDGDVIRVGKVKLEVLHTPGHTPEHVSYVLTDEGGGANVPMGIFTGDFVFVGSIGRPDLLETAAGVKGSAETGARQLYHSMRKFLDLPDHLQVWPAHGAGSACGKGLGAIPSSTVGYERLFNPALQFKDEQKFVNYILADQPETPFYFAVMKRVNKEGPELVRNLTPVKSPASDLLPKIALSGQTIDVAPSAEFAAGHVPGTINIPLNMLAQWAGFIVDYEKPLHLVAQPSALPEVLNRLRSIGINNVCGSFDAAAVKAAGLRTESYRSETPDKLKERIASGEVKLLDVRAATEFQEGHIAGAEHRFLGKLLSEIETIDRTRPVVAQCQAGGRSAIATSILQRAGFDVTNMSGGYNAWLGAGLPVTRLN; this comes from the coding sequence ATGCTTCTCAAGTACTTCTACGACAAATCGTTGGCTCACGCGTCTTACATGGTTGGCTGTCAGCGAACCGGTGAGGCGATTGTGATTGATCCCGGCCGTAACGTGGAACCCTATCTCGAAGCCGCTGCGGCTGAAGGGCTGCGGATCACCGGATCTGCTGAAACACACATTCACGCCGACTTCGTGTCGGGTTCCCGAGAACTGGCCGACCGCGTTGGTGCGAAGCTCTACCTCTCCGACGAAGGTCCCGCCGACTGGAAGTATCAGTTTGCGGATCAACACAACTCACAACTCGTCAAAGATGGCGACGTGATTCGGGTCGGCAAGGTGAAGCTGGAAGTGCTGCACACGCCCGGGCACACCCCGGAACACGTCTCCTATGTGCTGACCGACGAAGGGGGTGGAGCAAATGTCCCGATGGGAATCTTCACTGGCGACTTCGTATTCGTCGGCTCGATTGGTCGCCCGGACCTGCTGGAGACGGCGGCAGGCGTGAAAGGGAGTGCCGAGACCGGAGCAAGACAGCTGTATCACTCGATGCGGAAGTTCCTCGATCTGCCCGACCATCTTCAGGTCTGGCCCGCGCACGGGGCGGGTAGCGCCTGCGGTAAAGGACTGGGCGCGATTCCCTCCAGTACGGTCGGCTATGAGAGGCTGTTCAATCCCGCCTTGCAGTTCAAAGACGAGCAGAAGTTTGTGAATTACATCCTGGCGGATCAACCAGAGACGCCGTTCTACTTCGCGGTGATGAAGCGGGTCAACAAAGAGGGGCCGGAACTGGTGCGAAACCTCACACCGGTGAAATCTCCCGCGTCCGATCTGCTGCCGAAAATTGCTCTGAGCGGACAGACGATTGATGTCGCGCCATCCGCGGAGTTCGCCGCAGGCCACGTTCCCGGCACGATTAATATTCCCTTAAACATGCTCGCTCAATGGGCGGGGTTTATTGTGGACTACGAGAAACCGCTGCACCTGGTTGCCCAGCCCTCAGCGTTGCCCGAGGTCTTGAACAGGCTCCGTTCAATCGGGATCAACAATGTCTGTGGTTCGTTCGATGCGGCCGCCGTGAAAGCGGCGGGCCTGCGGACCGAGTCGTACCGCTCCGAAACTCCAGACAAACTGAAAGAACGAATCGCCAGCGGGGAGGTCAAGCTGTTGGACGTGCGTGCGGCGACCGAGTTCCAGGAGGGACACATCGCCGGTGCCGAGCACCGATTTCTGGGCAAGTTGCTGAGTGAGATTGAGACCATCGACCGCACACGTCCAGTCGTCGCGCAATGTCAGGCCGGTGGACGCTCGGCGATTGCGACGAGCATCCTGCAACGGGCAGGCTTCGACGTGACCAACATGTCCGGTGGATACAACGCCTGGCTGGGGGCCGGACTCCCGGTGACCCGGTTGAATTGA
- a CDS encoding sulfite exporter TauE/SafE family protein produces MAPLSLIFGAVVGLSLGLTGGGGAIFAVPLLVYGLNLNPREAVAISLAAVGATSFIGFLHRWKLGEVELRTGLLFAIAGMVGAPLGTWIASRIPEAILLLAFGGLMVIVAMRLWQQASHPVLPPAVCPVPDQEDGPTCRRDATGALILTSRCTVLLLIVGVLTGILSGLFGVGGGFVIVPALVLFSGMSIHRAVGTSLMVIALVSVSGVAAQAWAGRVIDPVVTALFVAGGIAGLFAGQRIGRRLSGPTLQKVFVIAILAVAAFVIVRNLIA; encoded by the coding sequence ATGGCACCACTGAGCTTGATCTTCGGAGCGGTGGTTGGACTCTCACTGGGGCTGACCGGTGGCGGCGGGGCGATCTTCGCGGTTCCGTTGCTGGTCTATGGACTCAACCTGAATCCACGTGAAGCAGTCGCGATTTCGCTGGCAGCAGTGGGGGCAACGTCTTTCATTGGCTTTCTTCATCGGTGGAAACTCGGAGAAGTCGAACTGCGGACCGGACTGCTGTTCGCCATCGCCGGAATGGTCGGTGCCCCCCTGGGAACCTGGATCGCCAGCCGGATCCCCGAAGCGATTCTTCTGTTGGCCTTTGGGGGCTTAATGGTGATCGTCGCCATGCGACTCTGGCAACAGGCATCCCATCCGGTTCTTCCTCCCGCGGTTTGTCCGGTTCCGGATCAAGAGGATGGCCCCACGTGTCGGCGGGATGCAACCGGGGCATTGATCCTGACCTCACGATGTACCGTGCTGCTGCTCATCGTGGGGGTGCTGACGGGAATCCTGTCGGGACTCTTCGGAGTCGGGGGCGGATTTGTGATTGTCCCTGCCCTGGTCCTGTTCAGCGGCATGTCCATCCATCGCGCTGTCGGTACGTCTCTGATGGTCATCGCCCTGGTCAGTGTGTCCGGCGTCGCTGCTCAAGCGTGGGCTGGTCGGGTGATCGATCCGGTCGTGACAGCGTTATTCGTCGCTGGTGGGATCGCCGGGCTGTTTGCAGGTCAGCGGATCGGTCGGCGATTGTCCGGTCCCACGCTCCAGAAAGTGTTTGTAATCGCCATTCTCGCCGTCGCCGCGTTTGTCATCGTGCGAAACCTCATTGCCTGA